CTAGGAAATAGGGtcgcaaatttttatttttttaaaaactttttagcTGTTTTATACAGGAACATTTATTTAGCCCCAATGCAGTCATATACATCACTAATTGCATCTCTATAAAGAAATGTATTGTGAGATGTGTTTCTTATATGATTGTATAATTATTGAGGGGTATCTATATATTAGAGTCTCATTTCTTATGATGTTGAAATTTTTACTTAAAAAGACTCGATCCTTGATGAACTAATATAGAATCATTCAATTTCATTATAGACCAAGAATCTATTGTCATAAAATAGAGAATTTGAACAATGAAACAATTACTAATTTATGAGAGAAATTAAAAAAAGATTTTGTTTCATGATAATTTTAGTTTGTTTCATatggggtatatatatatatacattcttgtaatttataaattttgattatTAATTACTACTTTTACAATAGAATATGTCATATTATTTCATATGTTTAATTTTACAattcatattttaatattatatatataataatgtaaAATAGTATAAAGATTTCTTTGATTGcaattttctaaaataaaaaagtCAATATTGGCATGGTGTGATGGTGAAGTTGTTGTGTTATTGTTCTTGTGATCAAAGTTCAAATCTTATTGGAGTGTAATTGTTGAATGTTTATATTGAAGTTTAGGTCCCCTATTTGCGATCCCACTGATTCATAGCTCCAAATCAAAAGTGTTTACCCCTCTTAAAAAAAAGTCATTCAAAAATGATAAGATCAAAAGGTAATTGCATTTTTTTTCTAGTTATATTTTCATCTACTATTTAGATCTACAAGTATCCACGCTTGTTTAGAAAGCTCTTTTTTTTCAAGTGTTTTATCCACTATCAAAAACTTTAGTAGGTTGAATGTGTGGAGTGATCCTCAACATATTGTTTATAAAGAGCTCATACTTACATTGCCTTTCATACTATGCAAATCACTTTTGATAGTTCATTCAAGTCAAACCAAGTGTTATGCAATGAATGCAAGTTTTAAATTCTCAAATTAATTTGGCTAGAAAGGGCAGGATTGAGGTTTACAATTTGCTATAAGTTTCAAATATATgggaaaatctagatgcattgcaTGTTGttgtaatttaattttaaatatatatttgcaTCAATACTTTTACAAAACTATTTTGAGGGGGATTTGATTTGGtgaattttgtgaagacaatcaagtaAGATGTATTATATGTTAGTCTTTATATTGGTCCAAAGATCTATGTTGAATAAAATTTTGCTTATAATTTTTTTAGGTGATCTATATTATATACGAGATcattttttcaaattgtcaatgtaGATTACCAAATCACATGCcaatatttttttatcaatttgttGGGCCTTTCTAGTTTATTAAAATTTTATCCCCAATATTATTTTCAAGGTAGATAACACACCTTTCATGGTTGACTCCTATGGATTATTCAcaattttaataattataaatgTCTGGTGTCTTTACAAAATTTTAAGTATAATTTATGTTCTAGATTCTCATGTTATATTATGATGAGTACAACATATGATAATGTAAATTTTTTCAACAAAGCCTATAGATTTGATGAAATCTTGAAAAGGGAAAGGCTCTTTGAGTTACAAGATGAACCTATTTTCATGACTAAGGTATTTTTGTCTCTCTTTCTTTAATGATTTCATGAACCTATGTTGTAAGCATTGGTTCAAGTCACTAATCTAACACAAAAGATCAGTGTAACAAGGAaagtattttttgtttttaaacttCTGGAGTCTATGATTCATTAATCTTGCTATCTCTTCCCTCCTTACTAGTAGATGGTGAAGATAAACATGATCAAATTTGGAGTTTGGCCTTGGTATTATTGCATATAGGATTTGGGTTGCATAGATGGTTACAAGATTAGGTATGGTTGTATCGTAGGTTATTTGTAAACATGATATTTCACTAGATTTTATGATGAATTTTGTTACTTAAAACCAACTTTTATGTTGaggtcagggataactttaagaaaccaccccctgggaaaaaagtgtaaaatcctggcaaATTAGACATTATTTTAGTGGGGAAAacttcatattgatggcgaaaaaaattttaaatttggaaaaaaaattaatttgtattggcgattttttttagggtatgaaaattccataaaatcctgGCGAATAATTCATTttgtgtggggaaaatatataatgtaTGAAGCAAATGTTTTTTcgtttaaaggaaaaaatatataagtGCATGGGCGAAAAGTCATACTcagaaaaaaaatttatttaagtgCATTGGCGATTTTAATCTACcatttcaaaattatttaattttattggctaatattcattatttatggaataaaaaaaaattattggtgattttttaaattcattgccatttttattttctattaatagccatttttgttatctaattaatgcaacatcaTGTTGAGTCCAAACTCTGTATGATGTATCGATAAGTGCGACCTCATCGATACGTCAcatgtacctaaaatccatcaatgatttaaaataattcgatgatcgtagatcaatgactgacattttatttcggcccaaatttctaAAGAGAACATAGTTCTCGAGAAAGTCCTCGGAATGGAATTGGAGACAGTAGACACGTATCAAATCTTATCCTAATCGGGTATCAACATTTATTAATGTCTTATCACTGACTAAACTAGACTATAtgattcattggccctacgacctacaatctagatgtctgaggtctctcGGGTGACCACTAACGGGTCCCcattgaataagaatgaactcaacaatgcaaacatatAGAGATGAATTCATattaatattataacacttcaaaaatatgatcactcgcCTTTAGGTCACTAGAattcgccaatgcagtcaacaacaatggttgttcctggtctgaaacttcgctattgatctgaATTGAGAGCCCAGATCcaaccaaattgtgtagagatagatctaatctttgaatgtatttataccaatccttatttggcaaattcagcaagaattttatatggtatacaaatatttggcgaattcCACTTAACTATAACACGTCTTATGTAATTTCTGAGGCGATTATGGGCCATCCAATTAATTGGAATATataatagagttggcaaaaattaaggtgaatggagacacacgtctgcaaaatgtcaggcgaattgggtcctcttggaaaataaatctttatatggttattggtgaattatggtcgtctattaaggcaacctcggagggTGTAGGCGAAAAAATTGAATTTACCGTGTGGAAAACATGGATTCTATTGGCAAAATCTTCACatagatacaattaattacataaaacaatgggcgatTGGGTCATGCATTTGACGAATATTTATAAATtcttggcgacatggccacccccggtTGGTACAATATATTCGCCATTTTCTAGGTCGCTGACGtgaaatattcgccactaaagtaaaatCTAGACATGAGGTTCTAATGGAATCTAATGCCTTAATCAATTGTGATTGTTGGCTTGGATTAAAATTAAGTGCTTGTGATTATGCCAAATCAATTTCATCTTATCAGTTCAATTTTCTTAGTTTTTAGGTTAGtgaattttgatgtaaaatatattttatagATATTATGGCATTtggaaaatatataatatattacaagGTTTCAAATTGCTCAAGTgccacaaaaataataataatagtctTGTATTGTTTGTAATAATATAACATGAGTAAGTAGTTGCACATAACATCTAAATTGTTAGAGTTTGAATAGAAATTATTATGAGGGTATAGATGCAAACCTAATTTGGTTCtttttttatatgaatatttgataTTAATTCAATCGAAAGATATGCCGATGAAATAAAATGAATTACAAATTATATGTTTGTGATATTAAAAGCAACAGGACTAGGGTGTTGACCCTTTAAGAAAAATCATAAACGGCACACCGACAATGTATAATAATCTTAACAATAGTTAtagtaaatataaaaaataaccatAGTAGAGTGGAATCTTAAATAGAGATGACCAAACAACACAAAAAAAAGATAGACAATAGTTGACTATCCAAAGAGTTAGCTCTAGTCTTTAGTGAGGAACTTGTAAAGTTCCTTATGGTTACCGTCTTTGTCTCTAGCTTTTATACAACTCCTTTTCTTATAGCGAACATAGTGAGGTGGTCAATCTATGCATCATTTTGGAGTAAAATTTGGATATGTTCACCATCTTCTTATCCAGCTTCATAACCTTCTCCTTAAGAGCTAAGAGTTTTGTTGTCGTAGTATCACATTTTGTACGGGTGTGGATTCCTCCAAGCATTTATGTCAGGGTTGTGTATGTGTTGTTAGAGCCCTATATggtattttcaaaaaaattccccACATCACTAATTTTAAAATTCTCCTCCTCATTAGTATAACCCCCCTCATTAACCTAGTCATCCTCCATATCCTCCATATCCCTAGCAAACTCCTTATCCCTGATTTTTGGATAGCTCACAAGATTATTGGATCTCCTAGGATGAGTACTAGTTTCTTCAATAGCCTCCTCCCTACTTTTGTCAACAGTTTCAACCTCTAATATAACTTCCTCAATAATGGGTTTTGTCaaggattttttcaaatttttagccAGTGGAGTTTTATGTTTCCCTAACAAGCACTTTTTACCCAAATTATAAGAAGAAGGGTTATTTTAAGGTCACATAGACCTTGAGTTGCAAGGTTATGACAATTATGGGGAGTTTTGGGTGAAGATTTTCTACCATGGGGGTTGGGAAAACCAGTGGAGCTATGAATGGCATGCGGCAAGGGGGATTTACTAACTAAATTGCTTGGAGAGAGAAAGACCTAGGCAGAGACTAGGTACTTGATGAGTTTCTTTGTAACTTTGGAGTTCCCAGGATATGCACAATTGTAAGAAATGAAGGGGATTTGGAATGTTGGGATTTTCAACTAgaaaaactttaatttatttaggAAGACATAAAGCCAAGTGGATTTGGTAGAGGCAAAGGATAAGCCGCTAGTGGAGAGGAACAGGgagtttatattaaaaaaaatagccACATCCAAAGCTTCCTTGATGGATCTTTCCAAGAAGGTCAAGAGGTAAAAGGGGAAGTTGATTAGGGAGTGAAGGCAAAAATGGTTAAGGGAGAAAAATGATAGAAGTATAGACATTTAAGACTCCCTTCAAGTGTGAAAAACTTTATATCATTAAGTGTACCTTGTTTGAGGGCTTCAACAATTCCTCCCTATCGAACCTACCATGGAGCTTGATGAGGTTTTCTCCATCTTTAATGTATAGGGACAAGCTTTCATTGTCAACTTCCTTACTATGTTTTCTTCCAGTTCCTACCTCTAGTATTCATTCGAGTAGCATGCACAATGACCTCTTCATCAACTTCTAAATAAACACTACTAATCGTCACCTTCCTATTGTTCCAAGAGTAGGCAAAATGAATAGATAGATTTTCATCATGCCCTTTAAGGCACTATAGGAAAGAGGAAACCCCTCCCTCACTACATATATGCTAGATAGTGGCATCCACATTGAATTCTTCATAGGAGTCGGGCTCAATTCTAACTCTATCTCCTCCCATTTTTAACTAAACAACCAACCAATACTTCACAAAATTTGTAAACCCTGGCCAACACTCATAAATATCAAAACCTCTCTACAACATAACGAACATGTAATGAGATAGGGGGTCCCCCTATAGATCTAATTCCCCTCAAAATCCCACTTACAAGGACATATACATAATAGTTAAAGCTAGTAAGACACTCTTGGAACCCAACTTTTTTAAGACTTTAAACATAGAGTCCCAATTGATCCTATCATAAGATTTAGAGATATTCAATTTAAGAGTCATATTAGAGAGGAGGCTTCTTTCTTGCATCTTTAGACCAAGTCCTTGCATTTTatcattctatctttatccaatcaTATCAATAATAAAAAAGAGAAATAATCAATCCATATGCTCAACTCTCCCAAGGGTTTTTTAGTTGGACCTATTAATTATTTCTCTGATGTATGTTGATGTGAATGGTTTTAATCCTTTGTTTGTATATGTAGACTAATGAACCCCATTCCCACACATTATAGTCCTAAAGCCAAATGatagattcatttattttattttagttttatagtTATTAAACTActcattttctttattcttttgtgAACTTTTCTTACATTTAAAGGTGACATATATCTTTAATGAGATTACTAAGcttttcattattttatatttatttaatttaaattatcctACATGACTTCAAAGTGCAACTTATTTCTTATAAATTGTTATCACATTCCTTACAAATAATATTAGTGTAACTCACTTTCTTTGCCCAAATTTGTGTGCTCACCTTTTATCATGAGGAATATGACACATAGGAACATATTTATGCAAAGGAGAAAATATAAAGGTTTATGCTTTTGGTCATATTCATGTAATATGGTTTGGTCTTAGGAAGTCACTTGAGCTCATCAACTAGGAATCACAATTGCATGTCATTATCTAAAGTTGTAATGTCACATTTTAGGTGGTCATTTCACTCCACCTTTAAActttaattaatttctaattattcTTATGATTATTGATGCTACCTTTctaatttttaattgatttataatTATCATTATGATTGTTGTCACCTTTATTGAGATGGATTGTAGTGATATTTTTAATGAATTTATCAAAAAGGCCATCTAAAGAGAAGGGTTTATTCTTTCACTTCACAAAAGACAAGCTAAAAATATTGGAATTTTTTTTGGTGTATAAGGTTGAAATGACTAAAGTAGATTCAAGATAATTGAACAATGCATTAGGTGGTGTAAGAATGTTGGTTTTCACACAAAATAATGTTTGGATAAATAAGATGGCATGTCTTATGTATTCTCCTAAACTAATCCAAACCtaatcaattataaattaaatgtAAGCAATGAGTGGAGAAATAATAGACATGTATTTGAGTTGGGCATGGGAGGTGCTTTAATTTTTTCTTAATGCCTAGAATGTCACAATAGAATATATAAAACTAATGTTTGGGTGCAAATCAATTCAAATATAAAGCTACATATGATGGTTATATGCAAAAAGTTATATTGATGTGGGCTAACCTTCATCATGTATCTTTTTTGGACTAGGTCAAGCGATATGATGATGGTGCAACTTGGTCTTATACAAATGTGAAACTTATAATCTCACTTACCTCCATCATTTCTATCtacttttgaattttgattttggttAGAAGTAGATTGAGACTTGCTTCAAGATGAAGGAAAGGTCCTTGGCTTTAATGAGGGAGATAATTATTATAGAAAAAGTCTAATGCTTTCATTGCAGTATGTGTGGAACCATGAATGGGGTCCTTTTTATTACATTGCAATTTGTGGAACCATGAATGGACCCTTTTTTATTACAGTGCAATATGTGTGGAACCATGAATGGGACCCTTTTTTATTACATTGCAATTTGTGGAACCATGAATGGACCCTTTTTTATTACATTGCAATATGTGTGGAACCATGAGCGAGACCCTTTTTATTACATTGGTGTAAAACatgcattaaaggatgatgatgtAGGCTAACCTTTATCATGCATTTTTTTGGATTAAATCCATGTAATGATGGTGCAACTTGATCCTATACCAATGTGAATCTTTTTATCTCACTTACCTCCATTATTTCTAACTACATTCTAATATATGTGGAACCATTAATGGGGCCTTTTTTTATTACATTTATGTGACATGCATTAAAGGAGCAACAAAAAAGTAAAGCATAAAGTTAAAAAGATAACAAAACTGTATTTTTGGTTCAAGGTGCAATTAATCAaacaatatttcttataaaaagTGGTATTCTTCATTCTAAGAAAATATGGGACATTTTAGAAGGCACAAATTACAAAATTGCAAAAACATTAATATTCTTTTGAAAATGTAAACAACTCATAGTGAAATTGTGTGATTTTTTTATAAGTGGAAGGTCTTAATGAAAGTTTTAGGTGAAGATGTGGCTGACAAGCACCTTATAATGAAAATCGTAAAGAGTTCAATTCTCAATTTTGATGTTGCAAATCTAAagaataaaagaaacaaaaatgaaaactatgtatttatatttttaaaaaaaaaaaaaatctcttccttGTATGAAATTGATGTGAAGTTCTGTGCTTTTACAATCCAAATCATACAAGCACTGTGCCAAAATAATGGAATTTGTATATGAAAAGATAGCCTTTCTGGCAGCCTATTTATTATAATTTCAGAAGGGAAAAAAAACTGCACACCTAACAATTTTATTTCATAATCTAAAAATCAAGTTTGCCTTCAGTCACCAGCATGGCTTACTGTTTCAGGCCTTCCATCAACTACTAAAAACAAAAAAGGGCTTTTCCTGCAGAAATCCTTATCTTTACTACTGCAATCCCAATGCAACTGAAATTTACCTACATTCTTACAAATATTTATAAAAATGCTGCTTCTGCGCAGCTCAGACGTCCACATCACACCTGGTGCCCGCCTGCAAAGGAGCCTGACCGCCATTACAGCAGCTAGTAAATCCTAAAATTGCATAGCAGTTCACATTCAGACGGTAATGGCCAGAAGTCCAGGTGCCGACCTTCCAGCGGACCTTTCCTCCGATCCTCAGATTCACAGTAAGAATTCCGTTCTGCTGCTCGGATCTCAGATGATCTGCAACAAACGGAGCCAAAGGAACGGAGGCCCCGTAAAGAACAGGGGAAATAACATTGATATCGTTGTGGCCCTGGTAAAAAGGCATTAACGGGCTGTAGGGGGAAATCTGCTGGCCGAGGTAGTTGGCGTAGCCGCTGATCCGGTCATAGTAGACGCCGATC
The nucleotide sequence above comes from Cryptomeria japonica chromosome 11, Sugi_1.0, whole genome shotgun sequence. Encoded proteins:
- the LOC131050670 gene encoding NDR1/HIN1-like protein 12; its protein translation is MTKDCGKHSHGSWDGFPREKFWRGLCGCLLFLIIIVLFVILIIYLALRPHKPRFYVQDAVIRQWNLTGDDTLTSSLQFTIISRNPNDRIGVYYDRISGYANYLGQQISPYSPLMPFYQGHNDINVISPVLYGASVPLAPFVADHLRSEQQNGILTVNLRIGGKVRWKVGTWTSGHYRLNVNCYAILGFTSCCNGGQAPLQAGTRCDVDV